The Macrobrachium nipponense isolate FS-2020 chromosome 24, ASM1510439v2, whole genome shotgun sequence genome segment CCGCGGACGTTTACCACTGATGTAAAGGAAACTGTACGACCATCTATGGGTTACAAATTATTTGCAGATGTAACACAGGAAACGGGCATTCTGTTACACAAATAACTTggtaaacattgagatggcgtcactCGTCACTTTTAAGGTGTTTTAAATAGAAATTTTGAGAGCAGCAGGGCTGGCAAGTTAGCACTGTGCTTGGCTAGCCCTTCACTAACGTCTGTAATCGGAAACATGCCATAAGGTCTCGGTGTGCTGTCTAAAGGGGGCCACAACTCTCACCGACACTGATGGCAGCGCATTAAAATGCATTTTCTGGAAGTGTTCCCACGTGCTGGGAAATGATGAAGTGTGTTACGGCCCGATCATATACCCTACTGGTCCTCGTATGCGTGCCCTACTTGGTTACAAGTGGTTTGACCTCTTAAAAGAATATAAGATTTATTGGGTCCATTCTCATCTTTTTAAAGTGATTCATCCCAGCTTGCAGTTCATGTAAAATTGTTAAATGGCTGCCCCTTTTCACTACTAGTAACCAGTCTGTGCACCATTCCCTTTTTCCTGACTAAATTTGTATTGCTTTGGACTCTGGAAACAACCAAATATCTCCCAAGTCCCTGCGTGTGGACAAAGTATTCAACTCTGCTCTCCAGTTGTTGTTGGTAAACTAGTAGAGAATTTGGGACTAAGCTAGGTCTGGTAAGGTAGCATTGTTGGTTGCCAGATCCATGCCCAAGGTACAGGTATAAGAACAATTTTGTAAGGAcagatatattttaaatgtatcaGTAGCAAACATATTGAATGACTTCAAAGAAATTGgaaatatttaaggattttctacAATATGAAAATGCCTAAGACTGATTGGACCTGTCATCTCAAAAGTagctaattaaaaatgaaaaatgaccacAGTGATTTTAAATGGGTAACCAGTTTGACCAATGTTTAGAAAATTAGCAACCTGGTTTAGTGTATTTATGTTGATAATTTCTTATTCCAGATATCACAATGGCGAGTGGTTTGTTGTCGTTGAAGTGGAACAACCACCGAAGTACCTTTTTCCATGTCCTCTCCACTGTCAGGAGTAAGGTAAGAATTTTCTCTTGTAGTTTCACATTTACCAAGCATAAATGTTGAGTGGTCTGCACTCTGTAGAATTATCGTTGTTAGTCTACAACCAGATTACTATTGTTTAAGAATCATTCTCTTGCACTATTTAGAAGTTTGTAGAGCTTGTAAATGCTTTAGTAAACTGATGAAGTAACAATTCACATGATGACCTTTTGCGGTTGCAGCCTGCAATACCAAACTGTTGTATAATTGTTCTTATTCTGGATGTTGGTAGaggatttgtataaaaaaaaactcattctaaGCTGAATGTGAttaaattagaataattgttaTAGAAATGTAATCTGGATTTTTCTGTTTTCAGGAGTCTTACTGTGATGTCACTTTAGCCTGTGATGGAAAGTTTTACCCTGTTCATAAGTTGGTGTTATCAACATGTAGTGACTATTTTGAAAGGATGTTTGAAAGGACCAATTGCAAACATCCAATAATAGTGTTGAAAGACATCCGGCACGAAGAGCTGGAGGCCCttttaaattatatgtatgtaggtgAAGTGAATGTTTTGCAAAATGAACTAGCGGGACTTATTAAAGCGGCCGAGTGTTTGATGATTAAAGGCCTTGCTGTACCTGACGAAGCCCCGTCTCAAACTAAAGAGAGCAAACGGACTTATCATAGCAGTGGTGATAGCCCTCACgcgaaaagaagaaagagagacgaTGACGGGAGATTATCCTCCCACAATCAACATTTACATAGAGAAGGCAGGGAAGTTAGCCATTCTCAAAGACATTCATCGAGTGCCTCTACGTCCACCCCTTCGTCAGTAGGTCGAGTAGTTCCCCCTTCCAGTTCTCCTTCTCCGTCTGTGGGAAGTGCCTCAGATGCTGTGTCTGAGGAGTGTAGTCAGAGCCAAAGTGAGACTAATGAAGCTCAAGAAACGTCAAAGCACCCTGGTGGTGAACCATCTAGTCAAAGCAAACAGTCAGTACCTGAGGTAAGCGAAATGATTGTCGATAAAAGTGGTCttgaaataaatgttaaacattgcCTGTGCATCCATATTCCCTTTGATGTATGTCTTGTACAATTTATTTTCAGACATAAACTaaggattatttttcttttaggttATATTAGACGAACCTGCAGTTAAAGAAGAACCTGCAGAAATTGAAGAGGAGGTTACGGATTCTAAAGAGGATGTTGTGTCTCAATTTCATTTTGATCCTTTGCAAGAGGGCGATTCTCGAAGTGATCCAGGAGGGGGTGGTAGTGGTGGTTATGACTCTCAGATGTTAACCTCCCAATCTCAGTCCATGGAAGATTTAGTAGCTGAAGCACTTCCAGGTTCCTCTGGTTTACAGGGGGTAAGTTTGAGTGGTTTTTTTATGGTCATAGTTTATAGAAGTTGTGACTGGAAGGGCCCAGTGGTTTCATTGGTGTTTCCCTTATTGGAGTAGTATTTAGTTTGATGCAATGTATTGGCATGTTTGAgccaaaggaatttttttttgagtgaaagGCTAAAATTGAAGCTCGGGTTGTTGGAAAAGCTAGACAGGTacaatggaaagataaaaaagaacactGTAATTAGTAATAGAACATAGAGCTCTGCAGCTTTCTAAAGGGACGCAACAATGAATTGTTAAAAGTTGTTTGCTGAAGATGTTAAGGTTCTTGAAAGTGTTCCTTTATAGGGCCTAGCTACATTACTGCTTTTCACTTAGGATTCTCTCCTTTGGCTAACTCATTTGCATCTGgctatttttttccttctactCCGTGCATTTTTCACGTCTTgattaaaacattattttgtacatgaactttcctgtcagatatacttagctatactcTCTGACGtccacgacagaattcaaaactcgcggcacacgcgacaggtaggtcaggttgatctaccttacccgccgctgggtggcggatgtaagaaccaatctccctttttccagccagaatttttctgtcgccggtgacgactacacctgtggttgttacctcctgacagctttattcatttctcgttgccgtggatttatttggactgactttcggtgaagtacctgatcttgttggcttggcatacgcatttgtggattgtttttggatattgatttggattttctttgatttcgagatgtctgagttagaggttaagaaatcttctatgtttagagtgtgtgctatggatgaatgcaaggtgagactaccgaaagctacggtagatcctcacacagtttgctttaaatgtagaggtaaagaatgttcttttgataaccgtgtaatgagtgtgagaagttggatgagggtgaatggaaggctctttcttcctacttgaggaagttagagaaaggaccagggtgagaaaggcttcctctagaagttctagtaagtctcgtattagcgaggtagaagaaaatcctgttgtagcattagaaaccttctcagtttcagctcctgcgccctgcatcgaacctaaggatacgactacggaagtggcaacatgagagccacgatccttagcatggaaaagaagatcgttcgttgcaaggtaagagtagtgaaggtgaattgtgcagtgaccccagtgcagtggaggtgcgtctgatcggctccttaatgcttccaggcctagacctcttccagactcccagtccagtggaggaggaaagtcaaaaagccgcaggaaggttagggagaactcccaccgatcagggcgtcccctcggtagatcctgatgctcgtacccaggctgcccttgttcgcgcgaagaaggaggtattgcgacaatgcttctcttcgtcttcctcaccttcacctagaagaggatggagcgcctcggattcttcacgaccgctgaagagagcctggaaggcgcctggctcctttccttccagcccggaagtttttccagaagagccggaagtagagatcaagaaacccaggagggagcaagagttctcgcctcatagtaggcttcgagcctcttctccggtggaggattttacaagatctccagctcgaattcttgcgggactgcaagcgcagatttcggcactggcgggctccttggcaggaggaaacgcggcggaaagacgtctctctccctgtcaagaagtctaggattccttcacctgtcttaccgtctcagtcagagtcggttctctctcctttatcagcggatggaaggaggcgctcttccctcagcaggcgcttgtcgtcttccaggcatcaatcgcccaagaagctttctcctggtgactacatctctccagtaggaagggatctagcgactagtaggcgttcgtctaaagacaggcgtacagcctcgtcctcgcgctcttttacgaagatccttcattctccggataagagagcctactctttgatggattcatcaagagacaggatctcgccttatgtttaggcgccttgagcctagtaggcgctactccccaagtagacgctctcccgctcccaagcgtggtgcggaggataggcgcttttctcctgataggcgcttttctcctgataagcGCGGCTCTACTTTAGCCGCTCGATCAGGACAGGcgcgtagagcctgaaagatatgtctcttctgggagactaccttttgaagagaccaCACAAGTCGGGAGCGAagttgtggagcatggtagacgccggtctcctagtaagcgaccttctccagaccttcgctctcctgtaagtaggcgccaagagcctagtaggcgttcgcacctcatggtaggcgcagctcgcctggcagccgctctcctttgaacaggcgcatggatcctgagaagcgccttgagcatagtaggctctcctctcctagcaggcgctcccccttggaagcccggaattctaggagtaggattaaggagcaaagagcacgcactcatcagagtaggaaggactcattcgagaggagctctccagaaactttggcttcccctgataggcgccagtctactactaggacactctctggacaggcgcatttctttagagaaggctaactgcactcgtaaagaagcggagggttcttcagtggatgaagttgaaccttcagaagaggatttggtgaaggactcgtcagtttcgtcctacaagatccttacagatctacttcttcaagagtttggagactcccttactcccgtcgctcctcctccgtctcctctctctttattctcgacttcgaagaagacgaaagtttcctcttgtgtgaggatgaagccaaccatctcaatgaagaaggctttgagaggtgttggtgattggctgctttctaaggaagagaaagggaaaaaaaaaaactgtgttttctttccctccttccaagcttacgggcagactcggattttggtacgagtctggagaacccttaggtctgggtcttccttcatcggcggatgcggacttctcttctctggtggatgcagcacgacgctcggctcttttgtcggCCAAAacgacctgggctatgaacgagcttgaccacctgctgaagggaatgttagagtcttggaagtcttcaacttccttgactggtctttgggggtcttggctaagaagactcagaacccggatgctatttcgccagaagatctaaacagtgttctaacgtgcattgacaaagcagttagagatggatcgagcgaaatagcctccctctttggagcagggatccttaagaagagatcagtcttctgctcttttctcacgaagtctgtttcgcatgcccaaagagcctctctcctgtattcgcagctctcgcctctgcttttccaaagaagataatacaggacatctcaggatctatctctgcgaaggcgactcaggacatgctcgcacagtcggcacggaagcctaagacctccttccagacgaagactaagaaggagactccagctagacaggagccctttcgagggggccccccttctagagcctctacctcgagaggtaatagacctttcaagagaggtagatccttctcacgctctgtcagagctaagaagtagggaagtagtcctccaaacaccagtaggtgccagacttctaagattctcggaagcctggacaaagagaggagcggacaactggtccctctctataataaggaaaggatatctgattcctttacggaaagaccaccgttgacaacgactccgagggagttggtggccaggtacagggatcccatcatgagccttgcttttaacacaagcagtggaactaatgttcgagaaagaggctatagagctagtgaacgacccttgctcagcgggcttttacaaccgcctttttctagttccaaaagcctcaggaggatggagaccggttctggatgtaagcgccctgaatttctttgtagaaaagaggaagttcgccatggagacgacatcctcagtgttggcggcccttcggccaggggactggatggtgtccctagatcttcaggacgcttacttccatgtgcctatccatccttcgtcaaggaaatacctcaggttcatgatgggaggaaggatattccagttcaggggcccttgtgcttcggcctttcaacagcccctcaggtctttacaggcctaatgaaaaatgtagcaagatggctacatttggagggagttcaagagtgtccctttacttggacgactggctgatcagagccaagtctcaggaaagatgtttggaggacctacaaaagacccttttcatggcaagttcgctgggacttttggtgaactttcaaaagtctcagttgatccccagtcaagatcgtatctatctggggattcggatggcttctctggattttcgggcttttccgtctccagaaaggatagcccgagggtcagagaaagtcaaagccttcctagagaaagaagtatgcacagcgagggagtggatgagtttgttggggacactctcctcgttggagcaattcctttctctaggaaggttgcacctcagacctctccagttctttctccatcgaaactggaggtgtcattcacaaacctagagttctccttcgagatttcaaaggaaatcaagaaggacctctcttggtgggccaaccctctcaagtttgcagaagggatgtcccttcacattccgaaccccaaccaagtgttgtattccgacgcctcgaaacaggttggggagcgacgctcggctcaagagaagtgtcaggcacctggaacaaggaacaggtgacctggcacatcaacaagaaggagctgatggcggtttggctagctttgaaagctttcgagcccacgtcctagcttcaacagttcagatcaactcggacaacaccacggccctggcttacatcaggaagcaagggggggggactcactctttctccctgtacgagacagcaaaagaacttctgctttggcagaaaaaaggaagatttgtctccttaccaggttcgtacagggagaaaagaacgtcagagcagacctcctaagcaggaaagatcaagtcctgccggcagagtggactctgcacgaagaTGTTGCCAGgatctgtggaagctttggggcaaacctcatatagacctctttgccacagccaagaatatgaggatagccaaactactgctctccgatatcggacccgagggcagtgtcgatagacgcgttcctactagattggaagggtctagacacgtatgcttttcctccattcaagatactgggagagactctaaagaaatttgcagaatcggaggcaacaaggatgacgctggtagccccgttctggcccgcacaagtatggttcacagaggtactggaatggttagtagatcttccgagaacattaccacagaggatcgatctgctcagacaaccccacacttcgagaggtatcacaaaaacctccccgctctagatctgactggcttcagactgtcaaaagtttggtcagaacgagaggcttttcggcaagagttgcaacggctatcgcagcagcaagaaggccttctacccttagagtctaccaatcgaagtggggacgtctttcggcgatggtgtaggaaccatcattTTCCTctattccagtacctctgtgacacaaatagcagacttcttacttttccttaggggagaaagtggattggcggtatcaaccattaaaggctatcgtagcatgctatctgcagtgtttaggcacagaaacttaaacatttcagaagataaggaccttcatgatctaataagatcgtttgaaacatccaagaaggtttctccaggggtccgagttggaatctggatgtagtgctacgttactgaggtccaataagttcgaaccgcctcagtctgcatcgttcagagacctcacgaagaagacaatttcctcatggcattggcttccgccaaaaaagggttagtgaactccatgcatagaaggaaatgtggattcagaggagatgcagctatctgttcattccttccttcgttcttagccaagaacgagaacccctcaaatccttgaagtaagagctattgccacgtcattgacttttaacaaaaacatatccctgagtaatattatgaaggcaaacattctggcgttgcaactcagtctttgcaaaccactatctgagagacgtcaaaattacgtatgaaaagtgcttcgggttaggcccgtacgtatcggcggattcggtgctggggcagggagctgagacatatccttagtagtatatattttttgtttttccccttgttaggttgtaagtttttggttgtttgaaagaacatgcgggtaggcatgtttttcatttcgtagtgaTAACAATGATTAGATCggttggttaggtgatcggtgtatgtttgagctcctttgcaatgatagtggttaggttctgtcatataatgGGCgaaatccccgttgacagatcctgctcggatcctatcaagtaagcggacaaccaaatccctttgatagacccaaagagtctgtcagctgtaggtcacgccctcgctgaagctcttaaggcaacgcagactcatagacagtaactacgaagtcttctgcctaacaggtaagaaccaaggttgtttttacatcctacaactagtgttgttttccctttttttccatatttatattgctgtctctttccctccaccaagggtgtcaatcagctaagtatatatctgacagggaagttcatgtacaaaaatgttattgttagtatacaataaggttttgtacatacttacctggcagatatatacgattgatggcccgcccagcctcccctcaggagaccggtggaaggaaaaattctggctggaaagggagattggttttcttacatccgccacccagcggcgggtaaggtagatcacctgacctacctgtcgcgtgtgccgcgagttttgaattctgtcgtgacgtcagagacgtatagctaagtatatatctgccaggtaagtatgtacaaaaccttattgtatactaacaataacatatttcagAGATAGAATTGCATTTCTTCATCCTAATAGAGTGGATGGCTCTATTAGGATGAAGAAATGCAATTCTATCTCtgaaatgaatgttttatattcTTGTGCTTGTTGGTATGAATAAGTATTGCTCGTGATGaaagttaaattaaatttttcaagtttcatatTTTTGGTATCAAAGTAAGAGCCAGCTAAGCTAAGGCAAATCATCATTGGCTGTTAGCCTGATAGTACCACCAATAATAGGAAAAGTAAATGTTCTGTGATTCTTGGCGGTTTTCACTCTTGTATGGTAATGATATATGGTTTTATATTACAGAACTCCCTCTGGGAGGGTGAAGGAAGTCTACAGGGCTTTCCTATGGAGGGCTACAGTGGAGAAGGGACACGACCTCCTCAGATGGTGAGTGTTCAATTTAGAGTTTACTCAAAGAGAGATCATGTGAAAGGTTTTCCCTGTCTTAAATAGTTCTTAATACATATGGTTATACAGAAAAGATGCAGTTGCATTAATGGGCGGTATAAAATAACTCCTGTCATTTGAATAGCAAACTCATGCTGGATAGATGTGAGGACAGTCTTGCTGTCTGCGCGTTTCCATCATTATTaaagcaaaacttttttttatcagaacaAGAGAATTGGGTTTTTAAGATCAGAGCTAGAGAGTCGCTCAGTATTGCTGATAGTTAACCTTTTGTCAATTTTgctactttaatttttttattaattttttttacccaaacCCTTGAAACAAcgtttagaaaaatatatttaaatttaaaacaacacttagaattttttttaagaaaaatatattaaattttttttacattgattaTATGTAGTCCATTAGGTAGGAGCCCCTGAAAtgataaaatctgaaaaaaaaatagaatacacTAGACAAAATTAAGAGGATAACGTATACTGATTAATTAAGGACCTCTAAAACAACTGGGGTTAATCTTAAGACTAAGACCCATGATTCAAGGCGAGTGATATAGCATGCATTCTATCCAGCGTTCAGTGGTAAAAGAAAGCAGTTGAAAAGGGATTAAATTTGATAGTAATTGACTAataatggttttgtttgtttcacATAACCTCATTAATCCTACATGTCATATTTTGGGGATGTGAAAAGTTAGATTTTTCTGGATTTATATTAGCAGAGATCAAGAAGAGAGTCAGCACATGTTTACAGAATTGCTCATGTAGTTGCAGTGCTGCTTATATCCAAGGTCATTTATGATTGTCTTGGATGCTTTTGCCTTGAGGGTCACCATAATCACAGGCATTTTCTCCTGTGGCAGTTCATCTTGAGGGTCACCATAATCACAGGCATTTTCTCCTGTGGCAGTTCATTAATGTCTGATAAATTTGGCAGTTCATTAATATCTGATGAATTTTGTGAATCTAATTTCTTACTACTGAAATTTTTGAAGTGTAGCCTAATTTACCTTGATGTAATTCCCTTTGTCTTGTGTGCTACATGCCAAGGCTTTTCTCCAACCCTCTTCCACTCGAGGTCCTTCTATTATGTTTTTGCTTCCATGCTTTGTTACTGTGATTGTAGGGGACTGATAATGTACTCATGCCTAATTGTGTATCCCTAGTAAGAATCAATACACATTAACCTATTCACTTGGGCCGTATTGTTAGACTTGTAATTCCTTTATGGGGATCATTGACCGTCTTGTGTGTCTTGCTGTTTTCTTTGCCCATTGAGTCAAGGCCAGACAAATTCCCTTCAGCTACTGTTTAAGGCATGCCAAGTGTGGTTTGTAAACAGCAGTACTACTGTTCAGAAATGGGCATAAGAGGGCGATTGTTGAAGGTCCTGGCAGATGCCTTCAAGAATTCATTGCTTAGTCGATTCTCTTGAATTCTCCTTTTCCAGCTGCTTCAGTTGGCActgcattttgtcttgcaataTGTCACGTCACTCTGGAAAATAGCTCCCATACACTCCATGGCCAGTAAAGGATCTCTCAGCAGCAAATTTCAGCAGTGAATGGCTTCCTTTCATAACTTGGCCtttgagccgcctgccatgatCTGTTCCTGCTCCTGGTCTGTTCTCTCTCGTTTTTGGTACTGCCTTCTGGAATGGATTTCGAAGCAGAGATTATGCCCTCCACTCCATAGAATCATGATGTCAAGAAGTGTCATCGATTCCAGGATAGTTCTCTTCCTAGGCAGGCTTTTGTCCTAATCAGCTGTTCATTGTGTATACTACTGTATACTAACAAACTTACTGATGAACAAAAGAAAAGCGAGGGAGGAATGGAGGTGTCTGCTAGCAAGATTGagccacttttattttatttatttaatttttttatatttttttttatgagttgggTGGGACTAGGTTTTTTGCATCACTGAAATATGGCATGTATGGGTAATtggtttgtgtaaaaaaaatatatatatacatgttaatagTATTTTAAAGGAAATCCTAAAACTGTTGGTGTGAAATTTGGTTTGTACATAAACTGTCATGCAGAATAATGATACTGACATTGTAAACTTTAAGTCACATTATAAAATAGTGAAGTGCTACTTGGGTGGCAAAAATTATTATACCCTGATAGTTTCTTACAGTCATGACAAGTTTCTAAATGAATGGGTTGCTATCttacaaccttttttttttttagtacaacCCCTAGTGATTGAGCGTCTTGACTTTTTAGCATGCTGCAATTCATGTTCAGAACGGGATGTTTTAAACTATGGTGCTCTGGAtgtaaaaatcccttttcttactGAATTGTTGCAGGGTTAAGACAGGGTCATTTCCACATGATCTCTCTTTTAGGTTTGCTTCCATATGTACATACTTaggttttttaataaatatatttatattttattacctcTTTGGGAGAGTAAGTTTTGATACTGTAAGAATTGAATTATTACTCCCTTAACATGTTCATAGTCTATAAAATGTCTCCATGCTGATAGGGATAGTGTACAGTTAGTTTCTACTGAGTTTCTACTGTGAGTGTATTAATTAGGCATTTTAGATTTGGTACTGAGGTATTGAAAACTTAACGGTTATAAAGGCTGCTGTTCTTGGTCGTTAGATAGCAGATATTCAGATCTTAAGTGCATGCCGGGGTCCCATTTCTCTTTCCCTTGGAGGTTTCTTACTTTTAAGTATGTATGTCA includes the following:
- the LOC135205827 gene encoding longitudinals lacking protein, isoforms H/M/V-like isoform X31 — translated: MASGLLSLKWNNHRSTFFHVLSTVRSKESYCDVTLACDGKFYPVHKLVLSTCSDYFERMFERTNCKHPIIVLKDIRHEELEALLNYMYVGEVNVLQNELAGLIKAAECLMIKGLAVPDEAPSQTKESKRTYHSSGDSPHAKRRKRDDDGRLSSHNQHLHREGREVSHSQRHSSSASTSTPSSVGRVVPPSSSPSPSVGSASDAVSEECSQSQSETNEAQETSKHPGGEPSSQSKQSVPEVILDEPAVKEEPAEIEEEVTDSKEDVVSQFHFDPLQEGDSRSDPGGGGSGGYDSQMLTSQSQSMEDLVAEALPGSSGLQGNSLWEGEGSLQGFPMEGYSGEGTRPPQMALQPLVCPYCHRSTFKQKSDLKRHIRVHTGEKPYNCPHCPYTAVRSDYVHDHIARRHRSSERDFEDVHS
- the LOC135205827 gene encoding longitudinals lacking protein, isoforms H/M/V-like isoform X27, with product MASGLLSLKWNNHRSTFFHVLSTVRSKESYCDVTLACDGKFYPVHKLVLSTCSDYFERMFERTNCKHPIIVLKDIRHEELEALLNYMYVGEVNVLQNELAGLIKAAECLMIKGLAVPDEAPSQTKESKRTYHSSGDSPHAKRRKRDDDGRLSSHNQHLHREGREVSHSQRHSSSASTSTPSSVGRVVPPSSSPSPSVGSASDAVSEECSQSQSETNEAQETSKHPGGEPSSQSKQSVPEVILDEPAVKEEPAEIEEEVTDSKEDVVSQFHFDPLQEGDSRSDPGGGGSGGYDSQMLTSQSQSMEDLVAEALPGSSGLQGNSLWEGEGSLQGFPMEGYSGEGTRPPQMVNVDETPSGSRLALSEPYHCCGWCGYKAWDASTLRSHERIHTGEKPFACSYCPYRSTRRSNLKRHVKFKHYFGVPDTVHE
- the LOC135205827 gene encoding longitudinals lacking protein, isoforms H/M/V-like isoform X33 gives rise to the protein MASGLLSLKWNNHRSTFFHVLSTVRSKESYCDVTLACDGKFYPVHKLVLSTCSDYFERMFERTNCKHPIIVLKDIRHEELEALLNYMYVGEVNVLQNELAGLIKAAECLMIKGLAVPDEAPSQTKESKRTYHSSGDSPHAKRRKRDDDGRLSSHNQHLHREGREVSHSQRHSSSASTSTPSSVGRVVPPSSSPSPSVGSASDAVSEECSQSQSETNEAQETSKHPGGEPSSQSKQSVPEVILDEPAVKEEPAEIEEEVTDSKEDVVSQFHFDPLQEGDSRSDPGGGGSGGYDSQMLTSQSQSMEDLVAEALPGSSGLQGNSLWEGEGSLQGFPMEGYSGEGTRPPQMVQRWRAKPNEGPHCCSYCGFQARDKLDLKRHIRVHTGEKPFACPYCPHRSALKGNLKHHIMRRHMTN
- the LOC135205827 gene encoding zinc finger protein 316-like isoform X9; translation: MASGLLSLKWNNHRSTFFHVLSTVRSKESYCDVTLACDGKFYPVHKLVLSTCSDYFERMFERTNCKHPIIVLKDIRHEELEALLNYMYVGEVNVLQNELAGLIKAAECLMIKGLAVPDEAPSQTKESKRTYHSSGDSPHAKRRKRDDDGRLSSHNQHLHREGREVSHSQRHSSSASTSTPSSVGRVVPPSSSPSPSVGSASDAVSEECSQSQSETNEAQETSKHPGGEPSSQSKQSVPEVILDEPAVKEEPAEIEEEVTDSKEDVVSQFHFDPLQEGDSRSDPGGGGSGGYDSQMLTSQSQSMEDLVAEALPGSSGLQGNSLWEGEGSLQGFPMEGYSGEGTRPPQMAGAWPTSWSSLEERSSSSGAGAGSDEVPAEPGKLISSSPLKNFSCPDCQKCFITKWEFERHRRTHTGEKPFPCPLCPYRASQKTSLQIHLRTHSGEKPFGCHLCPYRATQKIHLQNHIRTHSSTSTLK
- the LOC135205827 gene encoding longitudinals lacking protein, isoforms H/M/V-like isoform X2, whose translation is MASGLLSLKWNNHRSTFFHVLSTVRSKESYCDVTLACDGKFYPVHKLVLSTCSDYFERMFERTNCKHPIIVLKDIRHEELEALLNYMYVGEVNVLQNELAGLIKAAECLMIKGLAVPDEAPSQTKESKRTYHSSGDSPHAKRRKRDDDGRLSSHNQHLHREGREVSHSQRHSSSASTSTPSSVGRVVPPSSSPSPSVGSASDAVSEECSQSQSETNEAQETSKHPGGEPSSQSKQSVPEVILDEPAVKEEPAEIEEEVTDSKEDVVSQFHFDPLQEGDSRSDPGGGGSGGYDSQMLTSQSQSMEDLVAEALPGSSGLQGNSLWEGEGSLQGFPMEGYSGEGTRPPQMAESSREKKSRTAFHQHHGFYNMPALPLQSCQARGRRSEHGAPSQNPCKAEEESNSSRQSADAHPAMQSLAPLNLQMYSVSGTRSAHACFLCGKTFGLKHNLYRHLRTHTGERPHQCPHCEYRGTRRSHVLTHVNRVHMRHEHVESAIPEPPTGHDSMGVPQPASSPI